One Panicum virgatum strain AP13 chromosome 3N, P.virgatum_v5, whole genome shotgun sequence DNA segment encodes these proteins:
- the LOC120667928 gene encoding protein MAIN-LIKE 1-like has product MFNNTHGNSVDRILLPYAREIADAEDDLPPYSWGSAVLAATYRGLCDGCSKTDGEVIFSGCPLLLQLWSYERIAVGRPIVSQEPYHDILYGDDEEGWPTMGTLWNWRQRSWAHAQVRRAYPEFVSELDMLTPADIIWEPYTSEAVARRAPLGLSPHCSANAGMWLTTAVLVYDIAVEAHCPHRVMRQFGQRQEFPVATALDRVERHNHRLSRSGMLCSAVWLTTMQPWLEQWDDADENMVEPTGPHTDSSFRAYLTWYLPRTWARLVFPDTNPQPHQASLRDGYAKHHVEALAGAFRLCNMMEADCSAYLTRVDHSSPMTQVEQREAWSRHRDHLRTVLHDFGSRVDYEESQGSSQASTSFPCPATTHEPTSQPDQGRQWNTTAGNVDTEFK; this is encoded by the exons atgttcaacaacacccATGGCAACTCCGTCGACAGGATCCTACTTCCATACGCACGAGAGATTGCGGATGCAGAGGATGACTTACCGCCCTACAGTTGGGGTTCGGCGGTATTGGCGGCCAcctaccgtggactctgcgatgggTGCAGCAAGACCGATGGTGAGGTTATTTTCTCGGGGTGCCCACTCCTGCTTCAGCTTTGGTCATACGAGAGAATAGCGGTTGGTCGCCCTATCGTGAGCCAGGAGCCATACCACGACATCTTGtacggcgacgacgaggagggtTGGCCCACGATGGGTACCCTCTGGAACTGGCGTCAG AGATCTTGGGCACATGCCCAGGTTAGGCGTGCATATCCTGAGTTCGTGTCGGAGCTGGATATGCTGACGCCAGCGGACATTATCTGGGAGCCATACACCTCAGAGGCGGTGGCGAGACGTGCACCTTTAGGCCTGTCTCCACACTGCTCTGCGAATGCGGGCAtgtggcttactacagccgtccttgtttacgacatcgcggttgaggcgcATTGCCCGCACAGGGTCATGAGACAGTTTGGACAGCGACAGGAGTTTCCGGTGGCCACGGCTTTGGACCGAGTCGAACGGCacaaccacag GTTGTCGAGGAGTGGCATGCTGTGCTCAGCCGTTTGGCTCACCACGATGCAACCGTGGTTGGAGCAATGGGACGATGCAGATGAGAACATGGTCGAGCcgacaggaccacacacagacagctctttcagggcttacctcacctggtacttgcCTCGGACTTGGGCTCGTTTGGTCTTTCCTGACACgaacccgcagccacaccaggcgagtcTTCGGGATGGCTACGCCAAGCACCACGTGGaagcactagctggcgcg TTTcgactttgcaacatgatggaggcGGACTGCTCCGCTTACCTCACGAGGGTGGATCACAGTTCCCCTATGACCCAGGTTGAGCAGAGAGAGGCATGGTCCAGACACCGTGACCACTTGCGTACAGTACTGCACGACTTTGGTAGCCGTGTGGACTATGAAGAGAGCCAAGGATCGTCCCAGGCCTCgacgtcgttcccgtgtccggcgaCGACGCACGAGCCGACCTCTCAGCCAGATCAGGGACGCCAGTGGAACACTACTGCAGGTAACGTGGATACTGAATTTAAATAA
- the LOC120665510 gene encoding transcription termination factor MTERF5, chloroplastic-like, with the protein MLASRVASICRRRRLAIPLPQILAGGGTNPARSSPVAVLLSHGYYSTAAAAAPDPEPCPATVSYLVSCGISPAAAAAASRYVRIRDRDRADAVRALLREYGFSEAEVTRTVRQDPFLLNFDPDRIIRPKLDFFVSLGFEPRFIAAEPHILARSLDNHLVPCIEFLRGILGSDDSVRTAVCRVPRALLVDLDNNMRPAVEAFRRHGLPEESIAKLLLIHMGVLMVPLDRIAEAFEDLKELGLSVTDTAFLYSFRVICSLKRETWVRKVALYWSFGVCEVDLLRAFKTQPTILLVSDESLKKKFRFYLDLLKLDIDDVMAQPMTLSLSLEKNVMPRCAVLSLLMREGKIERKMNLLPALLSNSTVFSERFVWKYAKDVPDVVKAFEGKIKFQGFGDREFERMSHHTTGAKS; encoded by the coding sequence ATGCTCGCTTCCAGGGTCGCTTCcatctgccggcggcggcggctcgccatCCCCTTGCCCCAAATCCTCGCCGGAGGCGGCACGAACCCCGCCCGGTCCAGCCCCGTCGCCGTCCTCCTCTCCCACGGCTActactccaccgccgccgcggcggcccccGACCCCGAGCCATGCCCTGCCACGGTCTCCTACCTGGTCTCCTGCGGcatctcccccgccgccgccgccgccgcctcccgctacGTCCGCATCCGGGACCGGGACCGGGCCGACGCCGTGCGGGCCCTCCTCCGCGAATACGGCTTCTCCGAGGCGGAGGTCACCCGCACGGTGCGCCAGGACCCGTTCCTCCTCAACTTCGATCCCGACCGCATCATCCGCCCCAAGCTCGACTTCTTCGTCTCTCTCGGATTCGAGCCCCGCTTCATCGCCGCCGAGCCCCACATCCTGGCGCGCAGCCTGGACAACCACCTCGTCCCCTGCATCGAGTTCCTCCGAGGCATCCTCGGCTCCGACGACAGCGTCCGCACGGCGGTCTGCCGCGTGCCCCGCGCGCTCTTGGTCGACCTCGACAACAACATGCGCCCCGCCGTGGAAGCGTtccgccgccacggcctcccCGAGGAATCCATCGCCAAGCTCCTCCTCATCCACATGGGCGTGCTCATGGTACCCCTCGACCGCATCGCCGAGGCCTTTGAGGACCTCAAGGAGCTCGGCCTGAGCGTCACGGACACGGCCTTCCTCTACAGCTTCCGCGTGATTTGCAGCCTCAAGAGGGAGACGTGGGTGCGCAAGGTGGCGCTGTACTGGAGCTTCGGCGTGTGCGAGGTTGACCTGCTCAGGGCGTTCAAGACGCAGCCGACCATACTGCTCGTCTCCGACGAGAGCTTAAAGAAGAAGTTCAGGTTTTACCTGGACCTGCTGAAGCTTGACATAGATGATGTGATGGCGCAGCCAATGACTCTGTCGTTGAGCTTGGAGAAGAACGTCATGCCAAGGTGCGCCGTGTTGAGCCTGTTGATGAGGGAGGGTAAAATTGAGCGGAAAATGAATTTGCTTCCAGCACTGCTCAGCAATTCTACGGTCTTCTCGGAGAGGTTTGTGTGGAAGTATGCTAAGGACGTGCCTGATGTTGTTAAGGCATTTGAGGGTAAGATCAAATTTCAAGGGTTCGGGGATCGGGAGTTTGAACGTATGTCCCACCACACGACTGGAGCCAAAAGCTGA